In Pelmatolapia mariae isolate MD_Pm_ZW linkage group LG2, Pm_UMD_F_2, whole genome shotgun sequence, one DNA window encodes the following:
- the LOC134637753 gene encoding protocadherin gamma-A11-like, translating to MSGRTMRWQVLLFVSVSSLGTVFGQVAYSIPEEMSKGSVVGNIAQDLGINVKRLKSGKARIYTEDNGKYVELNKDRGVLLVRERIDRETLCGQTTPCALHLQITLEDPIEFYTVTVEINDINDNAPSFKKDEIKFRISESAVTGAKFVLDRAIDPDVGVNGLQSYSLKPTDSFNLKLQNQQDGSKKVEMVLQKHLDREAQQHLSLILTAADGGEPQLSGTVRIEISVLDVNDNAPVFTQEVYKVTIMENAAKGAILCTVSATDADEGSYGKVIYSITNTLDDVPVMFHIAEESGEVSLTGNLDYEKAQLYEIHVQASDDGGLTDSAKILVEVTDTNDNHPSINIMSKTNSVSENSRPETIVTIFNVQDPDSGENGKVACNIEGHVPFMIKSTSKKFFSLVTDSDLDRERASEYNITVTCSDEGVPSLFSSVTLTLQISDVNDNAPVFERSSYEAYIVENNTPGLSIFTVKATDADWNQNARVSYILEDSSVNGVPVSSYVSVSADSGVIHAVRSFDYEQIKDFHFRVKAQDGGSPPLSSNVTVKIMIQDQNDNPPQVLYPVQTGGSLVAEMVPRSADVGYLVTKVVAVDVDSGQNAWLSYKLQKATDRALFEVGLQNGEIRTIRQVTDKDAIKQRLTVIVEDNGQPSRSATVIVNVAVADSFPEVLSEFTELTHDKEYNDNLTFYLVLALAVVSFLFITCLVVIISVKIYRWRQSRILYHSNLPVIPYYPPRYSDTLGAGTLPHVYNYEVCRTTDSRKSDCKFGRAGSQNVLIMDPSSTGTMQRIQSEKSILDEPDSPLEVSLMK from the coding sequence ATGTCGGGCAGAACAATGAGATGGCAAGTACTGTTGTTTGTGTCGGTCTCTTCCCTCGGCACAGTTTTCGGGCAGGTCGCTTACTCGATTCCCGAGGAAATGTCAAAAGGCTCTGTAGTTGGTAATATAGCGCAGGATTTAGGTATAAATGTAAAGAGACTGAAATCGGGTAAGGCGCGTATATATACAGAAGACAATGGAAAATACGTCGAGCTGAATAAAGACAGAGGCGTCCTGCTTGTCAGAGAAAGAATTGACAGAGAGACGCTCTGCGGGCAGACGACACCTTGTGCTTTACATCTTCAAATTACACTTGAAGACCCGATTGAATTCTATACCGTTACTGTCGAAATTAACGACATTAACGACAATGCTCCGAGCTTCAAAAAGGATGAAATAAAATTTAGGATTAGTGAGTCGGCTGTGACTGGAGCAAAATTTGTGCTAGATAGAGCAATAGATCCAGACGTAGGTGTGAACGGATTGCAGAGTTATTCGCTAAAACCTACAGACAGTTTTAATCTAAAACTGCAAAATCAGCAAGACGGGAGCAAAAAGGTGGAGATGGTGTTGCAGAAACATCTAGACAGAGAGGCGCAACAGCATCTCTCTTTAATTCTCACAGCTGCTGACGGTGGTGAGCCTCAGCTGTCGGGAACAGTGCGAATAGAAATTTCCGTGCTAGATGTCAACGACAATGCTCCAGTATTTACGCAGGAAGTCTATAAGGTGACTATAATGGAGAATGCTGCAAAGGGTGCAATTTTGTGTACTGTTAGTGCTACAGATGCAGATGAAGGTTCTTATGGGAAGGTTATTTATTCAATAACAAACACGTTAGACGATGTCCCTGTAATGTTTCACATTGCCGAAGAAAGTGGTGAGGTATCCCTAACTGGAAACCTGGATTATGAAAAGGCACAGCTCTATGAAATACATGTACAGGCTAGTGATGATGGGGGACTAACAGATTCAGCTAAAATTCTTGTTGAAGTAACCGACACAAACGATAATCACCCATCTATTAATATAATGTCTAAAACAAATTCCGTATCAGAAAATTCAAGGCCAGAAACAATTGTAACAATTTTCAATGTTCAAGATCCCGACTCTGGTGAAAATGGCAAAGTAGCATGTAATATCGAAGGACATGTGCCATTTATGATCAAATCAACATCTAAAAAGTTCTTTAGCCTAGTTACAGACAGTGAtttagacagagagagagcatcCGAATATAACATCACTGTGACCTGCTCTGATGAGGGAGTGCCCTCCCTCTTCAGCAGCGTCACTCTCACCTTACAGATCTCAGACGTTAATGATAACGCACCTGTCTTTGAGAGGAGCTCATATGAGGCCTATATTGTAGAAAACAACACGCCAGGTCTCTCTATATTCACAGTCAAAGCCACAGACGCTGACTGGAACCAGAATGCCCGTGTTTCTTACATACTGGAGGACTCCTCCGTTAACGGAGTGCCAGTCTCCTCATATGTGTCGGTTAGTGCTGATAGTGGAGTCATCCATGCAGTGCGCTCTTTTGACTACGAGCAGATCAAAGATTTCCACTTCCGCGTAAAAGCGCAGGATGGAGGCTCTCCTCCACTCAGCAGCAACGTGACTGTGAAAATAATGATCCAAGACCAGAACGACAACCCCCCTCAGGTTCTGTACCCAGTCCAGACTGGTGGCTCTCTGGTGGCTGAAATGGTGCCTCGTTCAGCAGATGTGGGCTATCTGGTGACTAAAGTGGTGGCTGTTGATGTGGACTCTGGACAGAATGCCTGGCTCTCCTATAAACTGCAGAAAGCCACAGACAGGGCGCTGTTTGAAGTGGGCTTACAGAATGGAGAAATCAGAACTATCCGCCAAGTCACTGATAAAGATGCTATCAAACAAAGACTGACTGTTATAGTGGAGGACAACGGGCAGCCCTCTCGTTCAGCTACAGTCATTGTTAACGTGGCGGTGGCGGACAGCTTCCCTGAAGTGCTGTCGGAGTTCACTGAGTTGACAcacgacaaggagtacaatGACAACCTGACTTTTTACTTAGTCTTGGCTCTGGCTGTAGTTTCCTTCCTCTTCATTACGTGTTTAGTGGTTATTATATCAGTCAAAATCTACAGGTGGAGACAGTCTCGCATCCTGTATCACTCCAACCTCCCTGTCATTCCATATTATCCACCACGTTACTCAGACACTTTGGGCGCAGGGACTCTGCCACATGTATACAATTACGAGGTGTGCAGGACGACTGACTCCAGAAAGAGTGACTGTAAATTCGGCAGAGCTGGTAGTCAGAACGTGCTGATAATGGACCCCAGTTCTACAGGAACGATGCAGCGGATACAGAGTGAAAAGAGCATCCTGGATGAACCAGACTCTCCTCTAGAGGTTAGCCTCATGAAATga